The genomic window GAGCCGTGATAGCCCTCCTCCCGGCCGATCACGATGCGCTTCTGCGGTTTTCCGACCTTCTGCCAGTAGAAGCGGGCGAGCCGTATCGCGCTGTCGCAGACTTCCGAGCCCGAATTGGCAAAGATCGCGGTGTTGAGATGCCCCGGCATCAGCGCGGCGAGAGTCTCCGCAAGCTCCGCCGTCGGCCCCGTGGTGGTATTGAAGAATGTGTTGTAATAGGCCAGCCGCTGCATCTGCCTGGCGGCCACGTCGGCGAGCTCCTTGCGCCCGTAGCCGACATTGACGCACCAGAGGCCGGCCAGCGCATCGAGATAGCGGTGCCCCTGGTCGTCCCAGAGATAGCAGCCCTCGCCGCGCTCTATGACAGTGGCGCCGCCGGAGGCTTCCAGTTCCCGATTGTCGGTGAAGGGATGCAGATGATGCGCGGCGTCGCGTTGCCCCAGCGTCCTGCCGTCCGTCTCGCTCATAATGTGTCCCCCACGCAACGACACACTGGCTAATTAGCAATTATTACACTATTTCGACCACATGCTATTTCATACTGACAGGACATGACTGGATCTGTTGGATGATCAAATACCGACTGCGTTGCGACTCCGATCACGGCTTCGACGCCTGGTTTCCGAACAGTGCCGCTTATGACAAGCAAGCGGATCTGGGCCTGCTGACCTGTCCGACCTGCGGCTCGACATCCGTGTCCAAAGCCCTGATGGCCCCGAACGTCTCCAGTTCGAAGAAAAAGGCCGACCGCGAAGCCGAGGGCCAATCCGTTCCCGCCGTCAGCCAGATGACGCCCGAAATGGCCGCCATCCGCGAAAAGCTCATCGCGCTCCGGACCGAGGTCGAGAGCAAATTCGACTATGTCGGCAAGGAATTCGCCGAAGAGGCCCGGAAGATCCACTACGGCGAGAAGGATCCGCACGGGATCTATGGAGAGACTACGCCGGCCGAGGCGCAGGCCCTGCGCGAGGAGGGAATCGAGTTCGCACCGATACCCTGGGTGCCGAAAGGCGACGCCTAGGCGAGAGCTGACGGCTTCACCGCGAACATCGCGTAATTGATCGCAAGATCGGCCGACCGCGAGAAGCTGTCGGCCAGCGGGTCGAAGCGGATACCGGTCTGTTCCACAACTTTCAGCCCCGCCTCGGCCAGCAGACCGCGCAACTCGTCGGGCGTCAGGAATTGCCGCCAGTCATGGGTCCCCGGCGGGACCCAGCGCAGCAGATACTCGGCTGCGAACTTCCCGAAGAGCAGCGACTTCCCCGTCCGGTTCAGGGTGGTCACGAAGACCGCGCCGCCGGGCCGGACGAGCCGCGCCAGCGATGCGGCGAACAGCGCCGGGTCGGCGACATGTTCGATAACTTCCGAAGCGACCACCGCATCGAAAGCCTCCGGCATCTCCTCGGCAAGCGTCTCCGCGAGCGAGACACGGTAATCGATCTCGAGCCCGCCCTCGGCAGCGTGCACCGCCGCGGTGCGGATGGTCTTTTCCTCGGCGTCGATCCCGGTCATCGCCGCGCCCAACCTGGTCAGCGGCTCCGACAGCAAACCGCCGCCGCACCCGATATCCAGCATCCTGAGACCCGCGAACGGCACCGCGGCCTTGTCGTCGCGGGCGAAGTGATCGCCCATCCATTCGCGAATCAGCGCGAGGCGGACCGGCGTGAACTTGTGCAGCGGCGCGAACGGCCCGCGCATGTCCCACCATTCTTCCGCCACCGCGGAAAAGCGCCGGACGTCCTCGGGATCGATCGTGCTCCTGGCCATATTCTTTTCAATCATGGGTGCTCCGATGCCGTGCCGGAACCCGCGCTTGCCCGGGATGCGGCGTATCGCTATGTATAGCCTCGCCCGGGGCCATTAGGAATGTTCGCGTTCCGGTATTGGGCATTGGGGTACACTCCTGAAAAGCGGAACGAAATGGCGCGTATCGTGCAAAAGTTCGGCGGCACGTCGGTCGCCGATATTGAGCGCATCAGAAATGTGGCGCTCCGGGTAAAGAAG from Nisaea sediminum includes these protein-coding regions:
- the ubiG gene encoding bifunctional 2-polyprenyl-6-hydroxyphenol methylase/3-demethylubiquinol 3-O-methyltransferase UbiG, translated to MIEKNMARSTIDPEDVRRFSAVAEEWWDMRGPFAPLHKFTPVRLALIREWMGDHFARDDKAAVPFAGLRMLDIGCGGGLLSEPLTRLGAAMTGIDAEEKTIRTAAVHAAEGGLEIDYRVSLAETLAEEMPEAFDAVVASEVIEHVADPALFAASLARLVRPGGAVFVTTLNRTGKSLLFGKFAAEYLLRWVPPGTHDWRQFLTPDELRGLLAEAGLKVVEQTGIRFDPLADSFSRSADLAINYAMFAVKPSALA
- a CDS encoding DUF1178 family protein encodes the protein MIKYRLRCDSDHGFDAWFPNSAAYDKQADLGLLTCPTCGSTSVSKALMAPNVSSSKKKADREAEGQSVPAVSQMTPEMAAIREKLIALRTEVESKFDYVGKEFAEEARKIHYGEKDPHGIYGETTPAEAQALREEGIEFAPIPWVPKGDA